In Equus caballus isolate H_3958 breed thoroughbred chromosome 7, TB-T2T, whole genome shotgun sequence, one DNA window encodes the following:
- the OR5P97 gene encoding olfactory receptor family 5 subfamily P member 97, which yields MDALVGGNYTEVTGFILLGLTDDPKLRVILFIVILCIYLVTVSGNLSTIILIRISSQLHHPMYFFLSHLALADMGLSSSVTPNMLVNFLVERNTISYYGCAMQLGSVAFFGATECFLLAAMAYDRFMAICSPLLYSTKMSTQVCVQLLIVSYIGGLFNAFAFTIGVYSLVFCGPNGVNHFFCDYAPLVELSCLAISVPTVVPSYVAGSIIVVTVFVIAVSYIYILITILKMRSTEGRHKAFSTCASHFTAVTLYYGTITFIYVLPKSCYTTDQNKVVSVFYMVAIPMLNPLIYSLRNNEINGALKKELARKVFC from the coding sequence ATGGATGCCCTGGTGGGTGGAAACTACACTGAAGTGACAGGGTTCATTTTATTGGGCTTAACTGACGATCCGAAACTTCGAGTCATTCTCTTCATTGTCATCCTGTGTATCTACCTGGTCACTGTATCTGGCAATCTCAGCACAATCATTCTCATCAGAATCTCTTCTCAGCTCCATCatcctatgtatttttttctgagccaCTTGGCTTTGGCTGACATGGGTTTATCATCTTCTGTCACACCCAATATGCTTGTAAACTTCCTGGTGGAGAGAAATACCATCTCCTATTATGGATGTGCCATGCAGCTTGGTTCTGTTGCTTTCTTTGGGGCAACTGAATGCTTCCTTCTGGCTGCTATGGCATATGATCGCTTTATGGCAATCTGCAGCCCGTTACTTTATTCCACCAAAATGTCCACACAAGTTTGTGTTCAGTTACTCATAGTGTCTTACATAGGTGGTTTATTCAATGCTTTTGCTTTTACTATTGGTGTCTATTCTTTAGTCTTCTGTGGACCAAATGGAGTCAATCATTTTTTCTGTGATTATGCTCCTTTAGTTGAACTCTCATGTTTGGCTATCAGTGTCCCCACAGTTGTCCCCTCATATGTGGCTGGCTCGATCATTGTGGTCACAGTGTTTGTCATAGCTGTCTCCTACATCTACATCCTCATCACCATCCTGAAGATGCGCTCCACTGAGGGGCGCCACAAGGCATTCTCCACCTGTGCCTCACACTTCACAGCAGTCACTCTGTACTATGGGACCATCACATTCATTTATGTGCTGCCCAAGTCTTGCTATACAACTGACCAGAACAAGGTGGTGTCCGTATTCTACATGGTAGCGATCCCCATGTTGAACCCCCTCATCTACAGTCTCAGGAACAATGAAATTAATGGGGCTCTGAAGAAAGAGCTTGCTAGAAAAGTGTTTTGTTAG
- the OR5P93 gene encoding olfactory receptor family 5 subfamily P member 93 has product MDALVDGNNTEVTGFILLGLSDHQILRIILFMIILCIYLVTIFGNLSTIILIRLSSQLHYPMYFFLSHLAFTDMGLSSSVTPNMLVNFLVERNTISYLGCAIQLGSVVFFGTMECFLLAAMAYDRFMAICSPLLYSTKMSTQVCVQLLVVAYVGGFVNDFSFTICVYSLVFCGPNRVNHFFCDFAPLVKLSCSDITVSTIVPSFTAGSIIVVTVFVIAVSYICILITILKMRSTEGRHKAFSTCASHLTAVTLFYGTITFIYVMPKSCYTTDQNKVISVFYMVVIPMLNPLIYSLRNNEIKGALKRQLARKMFS; this is encoded by the coding sequence ATGGATGCCCTGGTGGATGGGAACAACACTGAAGTGACAGGGTTCATTTTATTGGGCTTAAGTGACCACCAGATCCTTCGAATCATTCTCTTCATGATCATCCTGTGTATCTACCTGGTGACCATTTTTGGCAATCTCAGCACAATCATTCTTATCAGACTCTCTTCTCAACTCCATTatcctatgtatttttttctgagccaCCTAGCTTTTACTGACATGGGCTTATCATCTTCCGTCACACCTAATATGCTCGTAAACTTCCTGGTGGAGAGAAACACCATCTCTTATCTTGGATGTGCCATCCAGCTTGGTTCGGTTGTTTTCTTTGGGACAATGGAGTGCTTCCTTCTGGCTGCCATGGCATATGATCGCTTTATGGCAATCTGCAGCCCATTGCTTTATTCCACCAAAATGTCCACACAAGTCTGTGTTCAATTACTTGTAGTAGCTTATGTAGGTGGTTTTGTCAATGATTTCTCCTTTACTATTTGTGTCTATTCTTTAGTCTTCTGTGGACCAAATAGAGTCAatcattttttctgtgattttgctCCTTTAGTTAAACTCTCCTGTTCAGATATCACTGTTTCCACAATTGTCCCATCATTTACAGCTGGCTCAATCATTGTGGTCACAGTGTTTGTTATAGCTGTCTCCTACATCTGCATCCTCATCACCATCCTGAAGATGCGCTCCACTGAGGGGCGCCAcaaggccttctccacctgtgcctcACACCTCACAGCTGTCACGCTGTTCTATGGGACCATCACATTCATTTATGTGATGCCAAAGTCTTGCTACACAACTGACCAGAACAAGGTGATCTCTGTGTTCTACATGGTGGTGATCCCCATGTTGAACCCCCTCATCTACAGTCTCAGGAACAATGAAATTAAGGGGGCTCTGAAGAGACAGCTTgctagaaaaatgttttcttag